Proteins encoded in a region of the Elaeis guineensis isolate ETL-2024a chromosome 7, EG11, whole genome shotgun sequence genome:
- the LOC105049074 gene encoding uncharacterized protein isoform X1, with amino-acid sequence MDKVCDICGDIGYAEAIITCCICKKASEHIYCTPPELGPVEGLWCCLECLASHHPDAKMKETFTNQKIMQNDCSDAEEANTQQGKRLPLVETRNSKINYDKRQSSRKEKGSFKKTEMAKVKFISDKEAALLGTESKSRACNTKESLHTSQMSNTKTKAYDSQRNLPAVVNSGKKMMTYDRWKNQHVSSHQAAEGNIIPPSTYKCTTPKMSRIVSSDTLKTVTQTNKGAVGARVHLSSSKCVMTKKHVVDDKKGKIQKNKSSGDEAFEAFCIKGTMEGSADETNCKSNALSLFTKDEKMTYSALGQKCASNVEPVKTSVPDTVLGGSNDEINLLPAGGPGNSSVVCSDVQGNRRCYQDVDQPLILLISPDMKFSNCPVPDICWKGAFDVLNEDFHVCCGIQAHFSRQVSCKAYEVTKQIPKELKFKVIPRARVWPKIFQFDPPTCEDIGLYFLPSEIPRSKENYICLLEHVNSHDCALQSQIGDVKLQIYTSKQLPADSEGPASQMYLWGIFCHVKHKKLNCDMQKQPSSKTPITSVKTCNESNNHQKGNCTEIHSTGKTISSPVPLFDPPPGFQKLRSEVHRKGPPVMSAPKDVRRSISSESPPVFPRHSPGNEGSSSRLPGSMTSLMCKSTRPTMDHQELGHAHRSRGSNTIDSNRTQHDGHYTMKAGDTGKRKMWQGSSSVKDNKKVPYDKVYGTPYRSVLERIRHTIPYRYQNNKQYRECTEHQYAERASIPHVSASNQDGTGIGSKSESRKRKSSGFGNPTNKQQHEASTDYDNR; translated from the exons ATG GATAAAGTTTGTGATATTTGCGGTGACATTGGCTATGCTGAAGCTATCATTACTTGTTGCATTTGCAAGAAAGCTTCAGAGCATAT CTATTGTACGCCACCAGAACTTGGACCCGTTGAAGGTTTATGGTGTTGTCTTGAATGTTTAGCAAGTCATCATCCAGATGCAAAGATGAAGGAAACATTCACTAATCAGAAGATCATGCAAAATGATTGTTCTGATGCTGAGGAAGCTAATACGCAGCAGGGAAAACGGTTGCCATTGGTTGAGACCAgaaattctaaaattaattatgacAAACGCCAATCATCTAGGAAAGAAAAAGGTTCTTTTAAGAAAACAGAGATGGCAAAAGTGAAGTTTATTTCTGATAAGGAAGCTGCCTTGCTTGGCACTGAATCAAAATCAAGGGCATGCAATACAAAAGAAAGTTTGCATACCTCGCAGATGTCTAATACCAAAACAAAAGCATATGACTCGCAAAGAAATCTGCCTGCTGTGGTGAATTCTGGAAAAAAGATGATGACATATGATAGATGGAAAAACCAACATGTGTCATCACATCAAGCTGCTGAGGGAAATATAATACCACCTTCTACATATAAATGTACAACTCCCAAAATGTCTAGAATTGTAAGTTCAGACACTCTAAAGACTGTCACTCAGACAAACAAGGGAGCTGTCGGTGCCAGAGTGCATCTTTCTTCCTCAAAGTGTGTAATGACAAAGAAACATGTTGTGGATGACAAGAAAGGAAAGATACAAAAGAACAAATCTTCAG GAGATGAGGCTTTTGAAGCATTTTGCATCAAAGGTACTATGGAGGGATCTGCTGATGAAACAAATTGCAAATCTAATGCTCTGTCCCTATTTACCAAGGATGAAAAGATGACATATAGTGCTCTAG GACAAAAAtgtgcttcaaatgttgagcctGTTAAAACATCGGTACCTGATACTGTACTTGGAGGCTCAAATGATGAGATAAATCTTCTTCCTGCTGGTGGTCCAGGAAACA GCTCAGTTGTCTGTTCTGATGTGCAAGGAAATAGACGTTGTTATCAAGATGTGGATCAGCCACTAATATTGCTTATTAGTCCAGATATGAAGTTTTCAAACTGTCCTGTTCCAGATATCTGTTGGAA GGGGGCTTTTGACGTTCTTAATGAAGATTTCCATGTATGTTGTGGAATTCAAGCTCACTTCTCTCGCCAGGTGTCATGTAAAGCTTATGAAGTCACAAAACAAATTCCCAAAGAATTGAAGTTCAAGGTCATACCTCGTGCCCGTGTTTggccaaaaatctttcaattcgATCCACCCACATGCGAGGATATTGGATTATACTTTCTCCCTTCTGAAATTCCGAG GTCTAAAGAGAACTATATCTGTCTTTTAGAGCATGTGAACTCTCACGATTGTGCATTGCAAAGTCAAATAGGTGATGTCAAATTACAGATATATACATCTAAGCAATTGCCTGCAGACTCTGAAG GACCAGCTTCGCAGATGTATTTGTGGGGAATCTTCTGCCATGTGAAACATAAGAAACTCAACTGTGATATGCAGAAACAACCCTCCTCCAAGACTCCTATTACTTCTGTAAAGACTTGCAATGAATCAAATAACCATCAGAAAGGCAATTGTACAGAAATTCATAGTACTGGGAAAACTATATCAAGTCCTGTACCTTTATTTGATCCTCCTCCTGGATTTCAGAAGCTGAGATCTGAAGTGCATAGAAAGGGGCCTCCAGTCATGTCTGCACCAAAGGATGTGAGGAGGTCAATTTCATCAGAATCACCACCTGTTTTTCCAAGGCATTCTCCAGGAAATGAAGGTAGTTCATCTAGGCTGCCTGGCAGCATGACATCCCTCATGTGCAAGTCGACCAGACCAACAATGGATcatcag GAGTTGGGGCATGCACACAGGTCAAGGGGCAGCAATACCATTGACAGCAATCGAACTCAGCATGATGGACATTATACCATGAAAGCTGGAGACACAGGAAAGAGGAAAATGTGGCAGGGTTCTAGTAGTGTGAAAGATAACAAGAAGGTTCCTTACGATAAAGTTTATGGTACACCATACCGGTCGGTGTTGGAGCGTATTAGGCATACCATACCATATAGGTATCAAAACAACAAGCAGTACAGAGAGTGTACTGAGCATCAATATGCTGAACGAGCCTCCATTCCACATGTATCAGcatcaaatcaggatggtactGGTATAGGATCCAAAAGTGAGAGCCGGAAAAGAAAATCTAGTGGGTTCGGGAACCCCACTAACAAGCAACAACATGAAGCATCTACAGATTATGATAATCGTTAA
- the LOC105049074 gene encoding PHD finger-containing protein 1 isoform X2 encodes MDKVCDICGDIGYAEAIITCCICKKASEHIYCTPPELGPVEGLWCCLECLASHHPDAKMKETFTNQKIMQNDCSDAEEANTQQGKRLPLVETRNSKINYDKRQSSRKEKGSFKKTEMAKVKFISDKEAALLGTESKSRACNTKESLHTSQMSNTKTKAYDSQRNLPAVVNSGKKMMTYDRWKNQHVSSHQAAEGNIIPPSTYKCTTPKMSRIVSSDTLKTVTQTNKGAVGARVHLSSSKCVMTKKHVVDDKKGKIQKNKSSGDEAFEAFCIKGTMEGSADETNCKSNALSLFTKDEKMTYSALGSVVCSDVQGNRRCYQDVDQPLILLISPDMKFSNCPVPDICWKGAFDVLNEDFHVCCGIQAHFSRQVSCKAYEVTKQIPKELKFKVIPRARVWPKIFQFDPPTCEDIGLYFLPSEIPRSKENYICLLEHVNSHDCALQSQIGDVKLQIYTSKQLPADSEGPASQMYLWGIFCHVKHKKLNCDMQKQPSSKTPITSVKTCNESNNHQKGNCTEIHSTGKTISSPVPLFDPPPGFQKLRSEVHRKGPPVMSAPKDVRRSISSESPPVFPRHSPGNEGSSSRLPGSMTSLMCKSTRPTMDHQELGHAHRSRGSNTIDSNRTQHDGHYTMKAGDTGKRKMWQGSSSVKDNKKVPYDKVYGTPYRSVLERIRHTIPYRYQNNKQYRECTEHQYAERASIPHVSASNQDGTGIGSKSESRKRKSSGFGNPTNKQQHEASTDYDNR; translated from the exons ATG GATAAAGTTTGTGATATTTGCGGTGACATTGGCTATGCTGAAGCTATCATTACTTGTTGCATTTGCAAGAAAGCTTCAGAGCATAT CTATTGTACGCCACCAGAACTTGGACCCGTTGAAGGTTTATGGTGTTGTCTTGAATGTTTAGCAAGTCATCATCCAGATGCAAAGATGAAGGAAACATTCACTAATCAGAAGATCATGCAAAATGATTGTTCTGATGCTGAGGAAGCTAATACGCAGCAGGGAAAACGGTTGCCATTGGTTGAGACCAgaaattctaaaattaattatgacAAACGCCAATCATCTAGGAAAGAAAAAGGTTCTTTTAAGAAAACAGAGATGGCAAAAGTGAAGTTTATTTCTGATAAGGAAGCTGCCTTGCTTGGCACTGAATCAAAATCAAGGGCATGCAATACAAAAGAAAGTTTGCATACCTCGCAGATGTCTAATACCAAAACAAAAGCATATGACTCGCAAAGAAATCTGCCTGCTGTGGTGAATTCTGGAAAAAAGATGATGACATATGATAGATGGAAAAACCAACATGTGTCATCACATCAAGCTGCTGAGGGAAATATAATACCACCTTCTACATATAAATGTACAACTCCCAAAATGTCTAGAATTGTAAGTTCAGACACTCTAAAGACTGTCACTCAGACAAACAAGGGAGCTGTCGGTGCCAGAGTGCATCTTTCTTCCTCAAAGTGTGTAATGACAAAGAAACATGTTGTGGATGACAAGAAAGGAAAGATACAAAAGAACAAATCTTCAG GAGATGAGGCTTTTGAAGCATTTTGCATCAAAGGTACTATGGAGGGATCTGCTGATGAAACAAATTGCAAATCTAATGCTCTGTCCCTATTTACCAAGGATGAAAAGATGACATATAGTGCTCTAG GCTCAGTTGTCTGTTCTGATGTGCAAGGAAATAGACGTTGTTATCAAGATGTGGATCAGCCACTAATATTGCTTATTAGTCCAGATATGAAGTTTTCAAACTGTCCTGTTCCAGATATCTGTTGGAA GGGGGCTTTTGACGTTCTTAATGAAGATTTCCATGTATGTTGTGGAATTCAAGCTCACTTCTCTCGCCAGGTGTCATGTAAAGCTTATGAAGTCACAAAACAAATTCCCAAAGAATTGAAGTTCAAGGTCATACCTCGTGCCCGTGTTTggccaaaaatctttcaattcgATCCACCCACATGCGAGGATATTGGATTATACTTTCTCCCTTCTGAAATTCCGAG GTCTAAAGAGAACTATATCTGTCTTTTAGAGCATGTGAACTCTCACGATTGTGCATTGCAAAGTCAAATAGGTGATGTCAAATTACAGATATATACATCTAAGCAATTGCCTGCAGACTCTGAAG GACCAGCTTCGCAGATGTATTTGTGGGGAATCTTCTGCCATGTGAAACATAAGAAACTCAACTGTGATATGCAGAAACAACCCTCCTCCAAGACTCCTATTACTTCTGTAAAGACTTGCAATGAATCAAATAACCATCAGAAAGGCAATTGTACAGAAATTCATAGTACTGGGAAAACTATATCAAGTCCTGTACCTTTATTTGATCCTCCTCCTGGATTTCAGAAGCTGAGATCTGAAGTGCATAGAAAGGGGCCTCCAGTCATGTCTGCACCAAAGGATGTGAGGAGGTCAATTTCATCAGAATCACCACCTGTTTTTCCAAGGCATTCTCCAGGAAATGAAGGTAGTTCATCTAGGCTGCCTGGCAGCATGACATCCCTCATGTGCAAGTCGACCAGACCAACAATGGATcatcag GAGTTGGGGCATGCACACAGGTCAAGGGGCAGCAATACCATTGACAGCAATCGAACTCAGCATGATGGACATTATACCATGAAAGCTGGAGACACAGGAAAGAGGAAAATGTGGCAGGGTTCTAGTAGTGTGAAAGATAACAAGAAGGTTCCTTACGATAAAGTTTATGGTACACCATACCGGTCGGTGTTGGAGCGTATTAGGCATACCATACCATATAGGTATCAAAACAACAAGCAGTACAGAGAGTGTACTGAGCATCAATATGCTGAACGAGCCTCCATTCCACATGTATCAGcatcaaatcaggatggtactGGTATAGGATCCAAAAGTGAGAGCCGGAAAAGAAAATCTAGTGGGTTCGGGAACCCCACTAACAAGCAACAACATGAAGCATCTACAGATTATGATAATCGTTAA
- the LOC105049074 gene encoding uncharacterized protein isoform X3 has translation MDKVCDICGDIGYAEAIITCCICKKASEHIYCTPPELGPVEGLWCCLECLASHHPDAKMKETFTNQKIMQNDCSDAEEANTQQGKRLPLVETRNSKINYDKRQSSRKEKGSFKKTEMAKVKFISDKEAALLGTESKSRACNTKESLHTSQMSNTKTKAYDSQRNLPAVVNSGKKMMTYDRWKNQHVSSHQAAEGNIIPPSTYKCTTPKMSRIVSSDTLKTVTQTNKGAVGARVHLSSSKCVMTKKHVVDDKKGKIQKNKSSGDEAFEAFCIKGTMEGSADETNCKSNALSLFTKDEKMTYSALGQKCASNVEPVKTSVPDTVLGGSNDEINLLPAGGPGNSSVVCSDVQGNRRCYQDVDQPLILLISPDMKFSNCPVPDICWKGAFDVLNEDFHVCCGIQAHFSRQVSCKAYEVTKQIPKELKFKVIPRARVWPKIFQFDPPTCEDIGLYFLPSEIPRSKENYICLLEHVNSHDCALQSQIGDVKLQIYTSKQLPADSEGPASQMYLWGIFCHVKHKKLNCDMQKQPSSKTPITSVKTCNESNNHQKGNCTEIHSTGKTISSPVPLFDPPPGFQKLRSEVHRKGPPVMSAPKDVRRSISSESPPVFPRHSPGNEGVGACTQVKGQQYH, from the exons ATG GATAAAGTTTGTGATATTTGCGGTGACATTGGCTATGCTGAAGCTATCATTACTTGTTGCATTTGCAAGAAAGCTTCAGAGCATAT CTATTGTACGCCACCAGAACTTGGACCCGTTGAAGGTTTATGGTGTTGTCTTGAATGTTTAGCAAGTCATCATCCAGATGCAAAGATGAAGGAAACATTCACTAATCAGAAGATCATGCAAAATGATTGTTCTGATGCTGAGGAAGCTAATACGCAGCAGGGAAAACGGTTGCCATTGGTTGAGACCAgaaattctaaaattaattatgacAAACGCCAATCATCTAGGAAAGAAAAAGGTTCTTTTAAGAAAACAGAGATGGCAAAAGTGAAGTTTATTTCTGATAAGGAAGCTGCCTTGCTTGGCACTGAATCAAAATCAAGGGCATGCAATACAAAAGAAAGTTTGCATACCTCGCAGATGTCTAATACCAAAACAAAAGCATATGACTCGCAAAGAAATCTGCCTGCTGTGGTGAATTCTGGAAAAAAGATGATGACATATGATAGATGGAAAAACCAACATGTGTCATCACATCAAGCTGCTGAGGGAAATATAATACCACCTTCTACATATAAATGTACAACTCCCAAAATGTCTAGAATTGTAAGTTCAGACACTCTAAAGACTGTCACTCAGACAAACAAGGGAGCTGTCGGTGCCAGAGTGCATCTTTCTTCCTCAAAGTGTGTAATGACAAAGAAACATGTTGTGGATGACAAGAAAGGAAAGATACAAAAGAACAAATCTTCAG GAGATGAGGCTTTTGAAGCATTTTGCATCAAAGGTACTATGGAGGGATCTGCTGATGAAACAAATTGCAAATCTAATGCTCTGTCCCTATTTACCAAGGATGAAAAGATGACATATAGTGCTCTAG GACAAAAAtgtgcttcaaatgttgagcctGTTAAAACATCGGTACCTGATACTGTACTTGGAGGCTCAAATGATGAGATAAATCTTCTTCCTGCTGGTGGTCCAGGAAACA GCTCAGTTGTCTGTTCTGATGTGCAAGGAAATAGACGTTGTTATCAAGATGTGGATCAGCCACTAATATTGCTTATTAGTCCAGATATGAAGTTTTCAAACTGTCCTGTTCCAGATATCTGTTGGAA GGGGGCTTTTGACGTTCTTAATGAAGATTTCCATGTATGTTGTGGAATTCAAGCTCACTTCTCTCGCCAGGTGTCATGTAAAGCTTATGAAGTCACAAAACAAATTCCCAAAGAATTGAAGTTCAAGGTCATACCTCGTGCCCGTGTTTggccaaaaatctttcaattcgATCCACCCACATGCGAGGATATTGGATTATACTTTCTCCCTTCTGAAATTCCGAG GTCTAAAGAGAACTATATCTGTCTTTTAGAGCATGTGAACTCTCACGATTGTGCATTGCAAAGTCAAATAGGTGATGTCAAATTACAGATATATACATCTAAGCAATTGCCTGCAGACTCTGAAG GACCAGCTTCGCAGATGTATTTGTGGGGAATCTTCTGCCATGTGAAACATAAGAAACTCAACTGTGATATGCAGAAACAACCCTCCTCCAAGACTCCTATTACTTCTGTAAAGACTTGCAATGAATCAAATAACCATCAGAAAGGCAATTGTACAGAAATTCATAGTACTGGGAAAACTATATCAAGTCCTGTACCTTTATTTGATCCTCCTCCTGGATTTCAGAAGCTGAGATCTGAAGTGCATAGAAAGGGGCCTCCAGTCATGTCTGCACCAAAGGATGTGAGGAGGTCAATTTCATCAGAATCACCACCTGTTTTTCCAAGGCATTCTCCAGGAAATGAAG GAGTTGGGGCATGCACACAGGTCAAGGGGCAGCAATACCATTGA
- the LOC140850769 gene encoding small ubiquitin-related modifier 1-like isoform X2: MGLLITEETSGYLEHPQESKEKDGYDSVTVRVKRSIKMKDLMKAYNDRRSVGDNTFEFLLDGHRIQGEQTPDELEMKDGDEIDAMVHGHGGSAIW, translated from the exons ATGGGTTTGTTAATCACGGAGGAAACCAGTGGTTACCTGGAACAtccacaagagagtaaagaaaag GATGGTTATGATTCAGTAACTGTGAGGGTGAAGAGAAGCATCAAAATGAAGGACCTAATGAAGGCTTACAATGACCGTAGATCTGTTGGCGACAACACATTCGAGTTTCTCCTAGATGGTCATCGAATCCAAGGTGAACAGACTCCTGATGAA CTGGAGATGAAAGATGGGGATGAGATTGATGCCATGGTGCATGGCCATGGTGGCTCAGCAATCTGGTAG
- the LOC140850769 gene encoding small ubiquitin-related modifier 1-like isoform X1, whose protein sequence is MSVVTAKEDRRCSDRSSRINIKIVSNDGYDSVTVRVKRSIKMKDLMKAYNDRRSVGDNTFEFLLDGHRIQGEQTPDELEMKDGDEIDAMVHGHGGSAIW, encoded by the exons atgtctgtGGTGACCGCTAAAGAGGATAGGAGGTGTTCGGATAGATCTTCTCGTATTAACATCAAGATTGTTAGCAAT GATGGTTATGATTCAGTAACTGTGAGGGTGAAGAGAAGCATCAAAATGAAGGACCTAATGAAGGCTTACAATGACCGTAGATCTGTTGGCGACAACACATTCGAGTTTCTCCTAGATGGTCATCGAATCCAAGGTGAACAGACTCCTGATGAA CTGGAGATGAAAGATGGGGATGAGATTGATGCCATGGTGCATGGCCATGGTGGCTCAGCAATCTGGTAG